The genomic window CATGGATAACGCCGCGTAACTCAGCCAGTCCTTTCATGCGCCCAGTGTACGAGTAACCGGGTTTTACGTCGGGTAGGTTAAGCTCGTCAGCCATTAGGTGGCCGTGGTCCGGGCGCATAGGGATTGCGCAATTCGTTTCGCCCGCGGCATGGCGTCTGCGTTCTTCGCATAGCAAGGCGTTGACCAGGCCAACCATATCGTTATCGCCATCTAGGTGATCAGCTTCGTAAAACGAACCATCTGGTTCGCGCTTAACGTTACGCAAATGTACAAAGTAAATTCGGTCGCCAAATTCTTTTGCCATACCAACTAAATCGTTATCGCCTCTAGCTCCGTAGGAACCGGCACAAAGTGTTAACCCGTTAGATGGGCTAGGTACAGCATTTAATAGCTTGCGAGCATCGTCTGCTGTTGAAACAACACGAGGCAACCCAAATAGAGAAAAGGGTGGATCATCTGGGTGGATACACATTTTTACACCCACACTTTCTGCCGCAGGAATAATTTCGCGTAAAAACTCGAACATATGATTGCGAAAACCTTCGGTGCCTAAATCAATAAATTGTTGAATGGCCTCTCTGATTGTGTCGCGTGTATAAGAGCCTTCACCACCGGGTAAACCCGCAATAATGTTTTTTTCCAATAGGTCCTTTTCGGTCTCGTCCATTGCGTCAAACCGGGCTTTTGCACGGTTTAATACTTCTTCAGAGTAATCTGCCGCAGCATTCTCGCGTTGTAAAAGGTAAACGTCGTAGGCGGCAAAATCAGTCATTTCAAAACGCAGCGCTTGGCTCGCGTTAGGTAGGCGGTAAGAAAGATTGGTGCGGGTCCAATCCACAACCGGCATAAAGTTATAGCAAATAGTTTTAACGCCTGCTTTACCGGCGTTAATAACGGACTGCTTATAATTTTCGATATATTCCTGAAAATTACCGGTACGAGTTTTTATATCGTTGTGCACAGGAATGCTTTCAATTACTGACCATTCTAAGCCAGCATCTTCAATGATTTTTTTCTGTGCTTCTATTTCTTCAAGTTGCCAAAGCGCGCCAGTAGGAACGTGATGCAACGAGCTAACAATGCCTGTGGCACCGGCTTGGGCTATTTTTTGAAGAGAAATTGAATCGTTTGGGCCAAACCAACGCCAAGTTTCTTGCATGGCAAAATATTCCTGCTTTGAAGTTATAGGTATAGGTGTTTTTGGTCTTCCAGTTATCACTGGGTCCTTAATCACTCTTTGCGCGTGGTATGTAAAGCTCGCTATTTGGTGAATAGACTTATTGGTAAGACCGCTATACCAATTAAACTATAGTTCACCAATAAGTTCAAGTTTCATATTGTTTTTGCGGCAAAAATAGTCAGTTAGACCGTTTGGCGGGAGCTGTAGAGAGGTCATTCTACCTTTATTTGTTGCCTTCCTGACGCGGTTTTTGTCCGTCTTGCCGCATTTGGAGGGTGATATTATGATTATTGGTAGGGTTGCCTTACCAATTTATCTGGTGTATGTTACGCCCTATATTTGTTGGGTTACTGAAGTAGCTCCTTTGGCAAAGCCCAACGACGCGACCTAACAAGGGGGCACAAATGCTCAAGTTACTGCTAACTACATTTCAGCGTATCGATGTTGTGCTTACTTCGTATAAGAGGCGCGCAGCCTTTTTGTTGTTCCTTCCACAGTTAAAGTCTAATTCAGGTAACTCGGCAGCTGTAATAGCTGCCGGCTCTATTACTTAGTAGCTCTGCCAGTGTTCTAGCGTTTGAATTGCTTCTACGCATAAGGGGATATTGGCCAGAAGTATTGGTAAATAAAAGAGTACCTTCTTCTTTGTTTGTTCACGTTAAAAGCGGGGCGAGCGATGTTGAACGCTAAGCGCACTCGGCCACAAGCTGGGTGTGTTTAGTATTCTAAAAAATAGTTGAGAGTAAATAAGAGATAAAAATATGAAACTGGTAATTGGGGTTGTACGAGAAAGTGCTCTGGGAGAATCCCGAGTAGCAATTGCGCCGGATGTTGTGCAAAAACTTAATAAACTAGGTGTTCAGGTTGTTATGCAGCAGGGCGCTGGTGCGTCGGCTTTTTTGCCAGACGAAAAATACAAGCAAGATAATGTAACGCTGGTAGAAAGTGCGGCAGATGTATACGCCAAAGCGAATTTATTCATTCGTGTACAAACTCCTTCACTCGATGAAATAGCGCAAATGCCTGAGGGCAGCTATTTGCTGGGCGCGTTGACGCCTCATAAACACCTAGCAGAAATTAAAGCGTTAGCAGATAAAAAAATAACCTGCTGGGCAACCGAATATATTCCGCGTATTTCAAGAGCGCAAAGTATGGATACGCTCTCTTCTCAGGCGGCGGTGGCTGGTTATGTTGGCGTTGTAAAAGCCGCGGGCTTAAGTGCGAAATTTTTTCCAATGCTAACAACCGCTGCGGGCACTGTGCGGCCAGCCAAAGTATTGGTATTGGGTGCTGGTGTTGCTGGCCTGCAGGCTATAGCAACGGCTAAACGCTTAGGTGCGGTTGTGGAGGCGTACGATATTCGTCCCGAAACCAAAGAGCAGTGCGAATCGTTAGGCGCTAAGTTTATTGATACTGGTGTGAATGCAGCAGGTGAGGGCGGCTATGCTCGTGAGCTGACTGCAGAGGAAGTTGTCAAGCAAACAGAAATTGTTGATCAACATATTGCGAAAGCCGATGCTGTTATCACAACAGCTGCTATTCCTGGTCGACCTTCGCCTAAATTAATTAGCGCGAGTGCAGTAGCGAAAATGCAACCCGGTGCGGTGATTATCGACTTGGCTTCTGAGGGCGGTGGTAACTGTGAGCTGACTAAACCCGGTGAAATTTACCAGCATGAAGGTGTTGTTATTTGTGGTGAATTGAATGTGCCAGCACAGCTAGCGGTACATGCATCGGAAATGTTTAGTAAAAATTTATTTAACTTTATTTCCCCTTGGTTAAAAGACGCACAGCTAGTAGTAGATTGGGAAGATGAAATTATTTCTCAGTCCTGCTTGGTTAAAGAGGGCGAAGTAGTAAATAGCCGTATACAAACTCTGTTAGGAGGTGGGGCATGATTGAAGGTCTGGTAGCGTTATATATTTTTAGCTTGGCTGCTTTTACTGGGTATGAAGTAATTTCTAAAGTACCTGTTATTTTGCATACGCCTTTAATGTCTGGTTCTAACTTTGTACACGGTATTGTACTTGTAGGTGCAATGGTAACGATGGGGCATGCGCAAGGTGCGCTTGAGCTTACCATTGGTTTTGTTGGTGTTTTTCTGGCCGCGGGCAACGCCGTTGGTGGTTACGTGGTTACAGATCGCATGTTAGAAATGTTTAAGTCCTCCAAAAAGGAGAATAGTTAATGAGTCTATTAATAGAAGTTTCCTACTTTTTGGCGGCCCTGCTGTTTATATTTGGCCTAAAGCGAATGTCGTCTCCCAAAAACGCACGGCAGGGTATTGTTTGGGCTGGCGTAGGTATGTTGATAGCAACGTTGGCCACGTTCTTTTACCCCGGGTTGCATAATTACTCCATTATGATGGTGGCGATTGTTTCTGGTT from Saccharophagus degradans 2-40 includes these protein-coding regions:
- the uxuA gene encoding mannonate dehydratase codes for the protein MQETWRWFGPNDSISLQKIAQAGATGIVSSLHHVPTGALWQLEEIEAQKKIIEDAGLEWSVIESIPVHNDIKTRTGNFQEYIENYKQSVINAGKAGVKTICYNFMPVVDWTRTNLSYRLPNASQALRFEMTDFAAYDVYLLQRENAAADYSEEVLNRAKARFDAMDETEKDLLEKNIIAGLPGGEGSYTRDTIREAIQQFIDLGTEGFRNHMFEFLREIIPAAESVGVKMCIHPDDPPFSLFGLPRVVSTADDARKLLNAVPSPSNGLTLCAGSYGARGDNDLVGMAKEFGDRIYFVHLRNVKREPDGSFYEADHLDGDNDMVGLVNALLCEERRRHAAGETNCAIPMRPDHGHLMADELNLPDVKPGYSYTGRMKGLAELRGVIHALEVLQRQHAL
- a CDS encoding NAD(P) transhydrogenase subunit alpha, whose translation is MKLVIGVVRESALGESRVAIAPDVVQKLNKLGVQVVMQQGAGASAFLPDEKYKQDNVTLVESAADVYAKANLFIRVQTPSLDEIAQMPEGSYLLGALTPHKHLAEIKALADKKITCWATEYIPRISRAQSMDTLSSQAAVAGYVGVVKAAGLSAKFFPMLTTAAGTVRPAKVLVLGAGVAGLQAIATAKRLGAVVEAYDIRPETKEQCESLGAKFIDTGVNAAGEGGYARELTAEEVVKQTEIVDQHIAKADAVITTAAIPGRPSPKLISASAVAKMQPGAVIIDLASEGGGNCELTKPGEIYQHEGVVICGELNVPAQLAVHASEMFSKNLFNFISPWLKDAQLVVDWEDEIISQSCLVKEGEVVNSRIQTLLGGGA
- a CDS encoding NAD(P) transhydrogenase subunit alpha, which translates into the protein MIEGLVALYIFSLAAFTGYEVISKVPVILHTPLMSGSNFVHGIVLVGAMVTMGHAQGALELTIGFVGVFLAAGNAVGGYVVTDRMLEMFKSSKKENS